One window of the Nicotiana tabacum cultivar K326 chromosome 4, ASM71507v2, whole genome shotgun sequence genome contains the following:
- the LOC107786415 gene encoding LOB domain-containing protein 15, which yields MSRERERYEEIGKKIKREADDYSQMGRRYLLGNPGTTTTLNTVTPCAACKLLRRRCAQECPFSPYFSPHEPQKFASVHKVFGASNVSKMLMEVSENQRADTANSLVYEANVRLRDPVYGCMGAISALQQQVQALQMELNVVRAEILKYKFGDTTTLTNLPSSHISSLLASGAVSVVAALPPPPPPPPPLSLPSTISSSSDAMYAQPSTTSEFSTISSENNISYFG from the exons ATGTCAAGAGAAAG GGAGAGATATGAGGAGATAGGGAAAAAAATAAAGAGGGAAGCAGATGACTACTCGCAAATGGGAAGGAGATATTTGTTGGGGAATCCAGGAACTACAACGACCTTAAACACTGTAACACCTTGTGCTGCCTGTAAGCTTTTGAGACGTCGCTGTGCTCAAGAATGTCCATTTTCTCCCTATTTTTCCCCTCATGAACCCCAAAAGTTTGCTTCTGTTCACAAGGTTTTTGGTGCTAGTAATGTTTCCAAGATGCTAATG GAGGTATCTGAGAACCAAAGAGCAGATACAGCTAATAGTTTAGTTTATGAAGCTAATGTAAGGTTAAGAGATCCAGTGTATGGTTGCATGGGAGCTATTTCTGCTTTACAACAGCAAGTTCAAGCTTTACAAATGGAATTAAATGTTGTTAGGGCAGAGATATTGAAGTACAAATTTGGGGACACCACCACTCTCACTAATCTTCCATCTTCTCATATTTCATCATTGCTTGCTTCTGGAGCTGTTTCCGTCGTCGCCGCGCTGCCACCACCACCGCCGCCGCCACCACCGTTATCGCTGCCATCAACGATatcttcttcttctgatgccaTGTACGCGCAACCATCTACAACCTCTGAATTTAGCACCATATCCAGTGAGAATAATATCTCCTATTTTGGCTAA